The window GAACTCCTCCATGTTGAAGACCGAATGCATGCACAGAGGACAGCGGTAAGAACTGCGGGACAGACAACATGACCTAGCCTCAGAACACGGAGCGCAGTGAGGATCAAAACATGTAAACACAGCTCAGAGGGGCAACATGTTCCTGTGCAACAGATGAGTGTGACACTTCTTGAGTCTATGAAGAACTAGCAGCAAGTCATAAGAAATTATTTATGCAacggtcacaaaaaaaaaacatcattcctTACCCAGTTATGCACATGTCCTCAAAGCATGTTCTGCAAGCAACAACAAACATTAAATCACATTCATTTGACGACACACAGATGGTACACACTATGATCTTAAACATACGATTTCAgcatttttaatagaaaatatgTTTCCTAGCATATATACTGAAGataaatttaaaagtgtttaggAGCATTTAAATGCAGTTGTGAATCTACCAAAATCTATCATGTTCTATTCATGACTTTTTAtcattgacagatatttgtacttgttttaagcataaactcaatTTTTCAAGAGTTTTCAAAACTATACACTTTCGTTCAAAAGTTTGcaatcagtaagatttgtaatgttttttaaagaagtctcttctgctcatcataGATGCATGTGTTtgaaattaattatgaaatattaaacctgtgaaatattattgcaatttaaaataatgtttttctattttaatatacttttaaatataatttattcctgtgatgcaaagctgaattttcatcagcatcattaccccagtcttcaatgtcacatgattcttcaggaatcattctaaaatgctttttttttttggaacctgtgatactttttttcaggattctttgatgaataaaaagtaaaaaaaaaagaacagcatttattcaaaatataaatcttttgcaaCAATATACACAACCAttcataagtttggggtcagtattttttaattgtaaattttttttaaagaaatgcctttattcagcaaggatgtgagaaattaataaaaagtgatgATGAAGACTTATGTGGtttaaaaagatttctattttaaataaatgctgttcttttaaagttTACAGTACTAAAAAATTATCACAGGTtccaatatatacatatattattatattatcatatgcTTATATAATACAAGcgcaactgtttccaacattagtaataaatcagcatattggaaggatttctgaaggatttccacaaaatattcagctttgatcggatcagaaaaatgtattatattttaaagtatatcgaaatagaaaaccattattttaaatggcaatattttacaatatcagtatttttattttatttttttttggtcaaataaatgcagccgtgaTGAACTGAAGAGActactttaaaaacaataaaaaatcttATGGATCCTAAACATTTAAACAGCAGTGTATATCTTCATTTTTGCATATCAAGTTAATAATATATCTTGATTCATGAATGTTTCAATATTTGTATAGAGGGAAAAAAGAGAGCGAGAAAATATAAGCATGCAATGACTATtaatttaagactttctgcttTGATTTCAGGCACATAAAGGCCTTGATTAGTGGAAGGgtgatttaagacattttaagatgCACAAAAACCcagatttaacattttatgtcaaataaatgtagttaattgtatCCAAACCGGTAGTTAATATTACTAGTAATAATCAAACACTCACTTGTGTAGCAGATGACCGCAGGGGAGCACATGAGCCCTTATTCTGGACGAATGGATGTCCTCCATACATACAGGACAGTTCTGCCTAGACACATTCTCAACACACTGAAACAGCAGGAACTGATTAATATTTCCCTACTAACTACAAAACAATCAAGCAATGTTCAAGAGTCAGGAAGAGACATTACCTTGTGATTATCTTTTAGATCAGTGGCTAAACATAAATTGCACTTCATACAATGGAAGTATTTCTCTTTCGGGCCAATTCTGAAGgtaacagagaagaagaagaaggtcaATGAGAATCAAATGTATAGCTGCGGTTGAATAATGAAGATGCCTCTAATTTGTACgttgttttgcatgttttgtttattcatttgctAATGCAAACCTGCATATCCCACATAGCTGGCAGTGGTACTGCTTCTTGTCTTTATCAAACAGATGGCAAACGTCACAGTAATACTCCCCGAACTTCACCTCACATTCTTTACATGTCTGCCGAGCCTGAAAAATGAGAAAGCACAGCAGCTTTAAACATTATCAGAGAAATATGCATTAAGaaaaatgtttggtgagattCATCCAAGCAAAGTctattttaatttagaatttaaataGCTTAAATATGACTTTACCTCTTGAATAGTATTGCATGCTGCACATCTGACCTCTCGGACCTTAAAGCGGTCCATCTCATGGTTCTCTTCACCATCATGACAGAGTCTGCAAACATAAAACTTCCCACAGCAGGGCGCCtacagagagatagagacagatcACAAACACATAACAATATCAATGCACGTGCAACAGTCCAGTTTACTGCACGAGAACATCACTGCCATCAAACAAAACTCTTTATTTACTTGTCCCTATCGAGCATAGCGTTGAGTCTAAACTAACATATCGAATCCGTTGCCTTTAAGCCAACActaatttgatttgagtaaaaaaaataaatcttatacTGAACATTAAAACCTGTCAATAGGTCTTCAGAGATGTTTATTCCCATAAGTTAGCTAGTATGCTAATTAGAATGGTTTCAATCACACGTCCTCGCGCGACAAAGCCTGCATTTAACCAAATAGCCGAGCTAACTCTTTGATGTCGGCAAGCATGTGCGAAACACAAAGTCTACATGTAACGTGTAAGTACATGTCGCTCACTTTTAACAAACAGCTCCGAGCGTAATGCACACATCCATCTGGCGTGGCGgccatgtttcatttaaaatgatagaTATCTTTATTTAAAAGTCCTTTGACATTCGTGCTTGGGGTCCTCTATCTTTTCTATCGAACTACAAAAGGGAATAAAACAAGttctataaataatattaaatatatatgtattttttaacatgagaaaaaataattaatgtaatttaatagtATCATAATGAAGCTTTAATTTTacggttttttattttatttatgaaaacagAATATTTTGGAAGATACTTAACAATGTCAAGTTAGTATATCTATCGTAATAtacttataataattataaatataatttattcctgtgatgcaaagctgaattttcagcatcattatgccGGTCTTctgtgatgcttcagaaatcattctgatatgctgatttgttatcAATAATGTTAGAAACGAAAAGATAAGCGTCCAAGCTTCCGAAAAAAAACATTG of the Carassius gibelio isolate Cgi1373 ecotype wild population from Czech Republic chromosome A5, carGib1.2-hapl.c, whole genome shotgun sequence genome contains:
- the LOC128014565 gene encoding RING finger and CHY zinc finger domain-containing protein 1 isoform X1; the encoded protein is MAATPDGCVHYARSCLLKAPCCGKFYVCRLCHDGEENHEMDRFKVREVRCAACNTIQEARQTCKECEVKFGEYYCDVCHLFDKDKKQYHCQLCGICRIGPKEKYFHCMKCNLCLATDLKDNHKCVENVSRQNCPVCMEDIHSSRIRAHVLPCGHLLHKTCFEDMCITGSYRCPLCMHSVFNMEEFWEERDKEISQSPMPTEYRDTTVKIICNDCQAHCTVSFHVLGLKCSSCGSYNTAQDGGLIGAPALNT
- the LOC128014565 gene encoding RING finger and CHY zinc finger domain-containing protein 1 isoform X2, with the protein product MGINISEDLLTGFNAPCCGKFYVCRLCHDGEENHEMDRFKVREVRCAACNTIQEARQTCKECEVKFGEYYCDVCHLFDKDKKQYHCQLCGICRIGPKEKYFHCMKCNLCLATDLKDNHKCVENVSRQNCPVCMEDIHSSRIRAHVLPCGHLLHKTCFEDMCITGSYRCPLCMHSVFNMEEFWEERDKEISQSPMPTEYRDTTVKIICNDCQAHCTVSFHVLGLKCSSCGSYNTAQDGGLIGAPALNT